In the Brassica napus cultivar Da-Ae chromosome A7, Da-Ae, whole genome shotgun sequence genome, one interval contains:
- the LOC106424003 gene encoding flotillin-like protein 3 gives MSYKIARASEYLAITGGGIKDIKLAKSSWVLPWQSCTVFDVSPVNYTFEVQAMSSEKLPFVIPAVFTIGPRVDDPHALLLYAMLMSQHDKHSNHVNELVQGVIEGETRVLVASMTMEEVFKGTKEFKKEVFEKVQLELNQFGLVIYNANVKQLVDVPGHEYFSYLGQKTQMEAANQAKIDVAEAKMKGEVGAKERTGLTIQNAAKIDAESKIISTQRKGEGTKEEIKVKSEVQVFQNEKEALVAKADAALAIQKAALTKSSRVAEVEAAKAVAMREAELQTQVEKMNALTRTEKLKAEFLSKATVEYETKVQEANWELYNKQKKAEAVLYEKQKQAEATKAAADAAFYAKQREAEGIVAMANAQGTYIKTLLGAVNNDYSAMRDFLMINNGVYQDIAKTNAIAIKDLQPKISVWNQGGADQGMSGGGMKEIAGLYKMLPPVLDTVYEQTGMQPPAWIGTMRGAEPSR, from the exons atgagttACAAAATCGCTAGAGCATCGGAGTATCTTGCCATCACCGGTGGTGGAATCAAAGACATCAAGCTTGCCAAGTCTTCTTGGGTGCTTCCATGGCAGTCTTGCACCGTCTTCGATGTTTCTCCGGTCAACTACACGTTCGAAGTCCAGGCCATGAGTTCCGAGAAGCTCCCTTTTGTTATCCCCGCCGTTTTCACCATCGGTCCACGTGTCGATGACCCTCATGCTCTCTTGCTGTACGCCATGCTCATGTCTCAACACGATAAACACTCGAACCACGTCAACGAGCTTGTTCAGGGTGTTATCGAAGGAGAGACTCGTGTTCTTGTTGCCTCCATGACCATGGAAGAAGTCTTCAAAG GAACAAAGGAGTTCAAGAAGGAAGTGTTTGAAAAGGTTCAGCTTGAGTTAAACCAGTTTGGTCTTGTGATCTACAACGCTAATGTTAAGCAGCTTGTTGATGTCCCTGGACATGAGTACTTCTCTTACTTGGGTCAGAAGACACAGATGGAAGCAGCTAACCAAGCCAAGATCGATGTAGCAGAGGCAAAGATGAAGGGAGAAGTGGGTGCCAAAGAAAGGACCGGGCTCACAATTCAGAATGCAGCAAAGATTGACGCAGAGTCAAAGATCATCTCCACTCAGAGGAAAGGAGAAGGGACAAAGGAAGAGATCAAGGTGAAGAGTGAGGTCCAAGTGTTTCAGAACGAGAAGGAGGCTCTTGTCGCTAAAGCTGACGCAGCACTTGCGATTCAGAAGGCTGCTTTAACCAAAAGCTCTCGTGTGGCTGAGGTTGAAGCTGCCAAGGCAGTTGCTATGAGAGAAGCTGAGCTTCAAACTCAAGTTGAGAAAATGAATGCGTTGACTCGAACAGAGAAGCTCAAAGCTGAGTTCCTCAGCAAAGCCACTGTTGAGTATGAAACCAAG GTGCAAGAAGCAAACTGGGAGTTATATAACAAGCAAAAGAAAGCAGAAGCTGTTCTGTACGAAAAACAGAAGCAAGCGGAGGCGACGAAAGCTGCAGCTGATGCTGCCTTCTATGCTAAACAGAGAGAAGCAGAGGGAATTGTCGCGATGGCCAATGCTCAAGGGACTTATATCAAGACCCTCCTAGGCGCTGTTAACAACGACTACTCAGCAATGAGGGACTTCTTGATGATCAACAATGGGGTTTATCAGGATATCGCCAAGACCAATGCTATTGCCATCAAGGACTTGCAGCCTAAGATCAGTGTGTGGAACCAAGGTGGTGCCGATCAGGGGATGAGTGGTGGTGGTATGAAGGAAATTGCTGGACTCTACAAGATGTTGCCACCGGTTCTTGATACGGTTTATGAGCAGACTGGGATGCAGCCACCGGCTTGGATTGGTACAATGCGTGGTGCTGAGCCTAGCCGTTGA
- the LOC106400427 gene encoding protein disulfide isomerase-like 1-2 gives MASNGFAMLSILVLALFASSIRSEETETKEFVLTLDHSNFTDTINKHDFIVVEFYAPWCGHCKSLAPEYEKAAAELSSQSPPIFLAKIDASEESNKGIANEYKIQGFPTIKILRKGGKSIQDYNGPREAAGIVTYVKKQSGPASAEIKSADGAGEVIGEKSVVAVGVFPKLSGEEFDSFIALAEKLRADYDFAHTLDAKLLPRGDSSVVGPVVRLFKPFDELFVDSKDFNGEALEKFVKESSIPLVTVFDKDPSNHPYVSKFFDSPATKVMMFVNFTGETAESLKSKFREVATSSKGQDLAFLVGDAESSQGALQYFGLEESQVPLIIIQTPDSKKYLKANVVVDQIESWMKDFKDGKVAAHKKSQPIPAENNEPVKVVVAESLDDMVFNSGKNVLIEFYAPWCGHCQKLAPILDEVALAFQNDPSVLVAKLDATANDIPSDTFDVKGFPTIYFRSADGKVVVYEGSRTKEDFISFIEKNKPASHSEESSTTVRSGEHKTEESAAKDEL, from the exons ATGGCGTCTAACGGCTTCGCGATGCTATCGATCCTTGTGTTAGCTCTCTTCGCTTCGTCTATTAGAAGCGAAGAGACGGAGACGAAGGAGTTCGTCTTGACTCTCGATCACTCCAACTTCACCGATACAATCAACAAGCACGACTTCATCGTCGTCGAGTTCTACGCCCCTTG GTGTGGCCACTGCAAGAGTCTTGCTCCTGAg TATGAGAAGGCTGCAGCAGAGTTGAGCAGCCAAAGCCCTCCCATCTTCCTCGCCAAGATTGATGCTAGCGAGGAGTCTAACAAAGGTATTGCGAACGAGTACAAGATTCAGGGATTCCCCACTATCAAGATTCTGAGGAAGGGAGGGAAGTCGATTCAAGATTACAACGGACCTCGTGAAGCTGCGGGTATTGTGACTTATGTGAAGAAGCAGAGTGGACCTGCTTCTGCTGAGATTAAGTCGGCTGATGGTGCTGGTGAGGTTATTGGTGAGAAGAGTGTTGTTGCT GTTGGTGTGTTCCCTAAGTTATCCGGCGAGGAGTTTGATTCTTTCATAGCCCTTGCTGAGAAGTTGCGCGCTGACTATGATTTCGCACACACTTTGGATGCCAAGCTTCTTCCCCGTGGAGACTCATCTGTTGTGGGACCTGTTGTGAGGCTATTCAAGCCTTTCGATGAACTCTTTGTCGATTCCAAG GATTTCAATGGGGAAGCTCTGGAAAAGTTTGTCAAAGAATCAAGCATTCCTCTTGTTACAGTCTTTGACAAAGATCCAAGCAACCACCCATATGTTTCTAAGTTCTTTGACAGCCCTGCCACTaag GTGATGATGTTCGTTAACTTCACTGGAGAAACAGCTGAATCTCTAAAATCAAAGTTCCGTGAAGTTGCTACATCCTCCAAAGGACAAGATCTTGCCTTCCTTGTTGGTGATGCCGAGAGCAGCCAAGGCGCTTTGCAG TACTTTGGACTCGAAGAGAGCCAAGTTCCCCTCATCATCATCCAGACTCCTGACAGCAAGAAGTATCTGAAAGCAAACGTTGTGGTTGACCAGATTGAATCATGGATGAAGGACTTCAAG GACGGGAAAGTTGCCGCCCACAAAAAATCTCAGCCTATCCCAGCTGAGAACAACGAGCCAGTGAAGGTTGTTGTAGCTGAGAGCCTTGACGACATGGTTTTCAACTCTGGAAAGAATG TCTTGATTGAATTCTACGCACCGTGGTGTGGACATTGCCAAAAGCTTGCACCAATCTTGGACGAAGTGGCTTTGGCGTTCCAGAACGACCCAAGTGTCCTCGTAGCAAAACTA GACGCAACCGCAAATGATATCCCAAGCGATACATTTGATGTGAAAGGCTTCCCAACGATTTACTTCAGATCAGCGGATGGGAAGGTTGTAGTGTACGAAGGAAGCAGGACAAAGGAAGACTTCATAAGCTTCATTGAGAAGAACAAGCCAGCTTCTCATAGTGAAGAGTCTTCTACTACTGTTAGAAGTGGAGAACACAAGACTGAGGAATCAGCCGCGAAGGACGAGCTGTAA
- the LOC106423995 gene encoding indole glucosinolate O-methyltransferase 4 yields MANQLQKPLTNSPKPGLTKEEDSQEMVALQAQRMVYSLTLPMVFKAALELGVIDTLATVEDAMWLSPSEIVSRLPTKPTNPEAPMLLDRMLRLLASHSVLKCRVLETGENGGTGKTDRVYAAEPVCKLFLKDRDGSGSLLSFFLLCQNHVIFKALSHLKDVILEGKDAFMSAHGMRAFEYLGSDEQFAEMFNLAMSESSTLVMKKILEVYKGFKDINTLVDVGGGVGTVLGLVTSKYPRIKGINFDLASVVSNATPYPGVEHVAGDMLVEVPKGDAIFMKWVFHAWDDENCVKILKNCWSSLPEKGKVIAVEMVMPKEPTSDDCSPNIGYTVDMFMLSLRGSGGERTLSEYEALAYASGFRRCELICRSFSFSLMEFHK; encoded by the exons ATGGCAAACCAACTTCAAAAACCCTTAACCAATTCTCCTAAACCGGGTCTGACCAAAGAAGAAGATTCTCAAGAAATGGTTGCCTTACAAGCCCAGAGGATGGTGTACTCCTTGACACTCCCAATGGTTTTCAAAGCCGCCTTGGAGCTGGGAGTCATCGACACGTTGGCTACCGTTGAGGACGCCATGTGGCTCTCACCTTCAGAGATAGTGTCTCGTCTCCCTACTAAACCCACCAACCCGGAGGCTCCAATGCTGCTGGACCGGATGTTGCGCTTACTCGCCAGTCACTCGGTCTTGAAATGTCGCGTGCTTGAAACCGGAGAGAACGGTGGAACCGGAAAGACCGATAGGGTATATGCAGCCGAACCGGTTTGCAAGTTGTTCTTGAAAGATAGAGATGGCTCGGGTTCTCTCTTGTCTTTCTTCCTGTTGTGCCAAAACCATGTCATATTCAAGGCTTT GTCGCATCTTAAGGATGTGATATTAGAAGGAAAAGATGCATTTATGTCTGCCCATGGCATGAGAGCCTTTGAATACTTGGGTTCGGATGAACAATTCGCTGAGATGTTTAACCTAGCAATGTCGGAATCTTCAACCCTGGTCATGAAAAAGATTCTAGAAGTTTACAAAGGATTCAAAGATATTAACACTTTGGTTGATGTGGGAGGAGGAGTTGGGACAGTACTAGGTCTAGTCACTTCCAAGTATCCTCGTATTAAGGGCATCAATTTCGATTTAGCTTCGGTTGTATCCAATGCCACTCCTTATCCAG GAGTGGAACATGTGGCTGGAGACATGCTTGTTGAAGTTCCAAAGGGAGATGCCATTTTCATGAAA TGGGTGTTTCATGCTTGGGACGACGAGAACTGTGTTAAAATCCTCAAAAACTGTTGGTCGAGTCTTCCAGAGAAAGGAAAAGTGATAGCCGTGGAGATGGTTATGCCAAAAGAACCAACGAGTGACGACTGTTCTCCTAACATTGGGTACACTGTGGACATGTTCATGTTATCACTACGTGGGAGTGGTGGAGAAAGGACTCTTTCTGAATACGAGGCTTTAGCTTATGCTTCAGGCTTTCGTCGTTGTGAGCTCATTTGCCGTTCCTTTTCGTTCTCTCTTATGGAGTTCCACAAGTAG